In Cicer arietinum cultivar CDC Frontier isolate Library 1 chromosome 7, Cicar.CDCFrontier_v2.0, whole genome shotgun sequence, a single window of DNA contains:
- the LOC101490444 gene encoding telomere repeat-binding factor 4-like, protein MGNQKLKWTQEEEEALIAGIEKYGAGKWKNILVDPQFAPLLTSRSNIDLKDKWRNMNVSNGTQSSRAPKLKAAAAPSSDIVIDDSSQNDQDVKNPPRYNAMVFEALSTLKDTNGSDLNAIANFIEQKHQVPQNFRRALSSRLRTLVNQGKLEKVQNCYKLKKEASMETKPPSPKQKDVKPQRQSSVSNDVLKEAADTAAYRVADAEHKSYLADEAVKETERLSCLAEQNDAMLLLAQKLYEQCLRGETINWT, encoded by the exons atgGGGAATCAGAAGCTCAAATGGACacaggaagaagaagaagcgcTTATTGCTGGAATTGAAAAGTACGGCGCTGGTAAATGGAAGAACATTCTCGTTGATCCTCAATTCGCACCTTTACTCACTTCTCGTTCCAACATCGACCTCAAG GATAAATGGCGGAATATGAATGTGAGTAATGGTACTCAAAGTTCTAGGGCACCCAAGCTCAAAGCTGCAGCTGCTCCTTCTTCTGATATTGTTATTGATGATTCTTCTCAAAATGACCAAGATGTTAAAAATCCTCCAAG GTATAATGCCATGGTTTTTGAAGCTCTATCTACATTAAAGGATACTAATGGTTCTGATCTAAATGCCATTGCTAATTTCATCGAG CAAAAGCATCAGGTTCCTCAAAATTTCAGAAGGGCACTGAGTTCAAGGTTGAGGACCCTTGTGAATCAAGGGAAGCTTGAAAAG GTACAAAATTGTTACAAGCTAAAAAAAGAAGCCTCAATGGAGACAAAACCACCTTCACCAAAACAAAAAGATGTCAAGCCGCAACGGCAATCATCCGTCTCTAATGATGTGCTGAAGGAAGCAGCTGATACTGCAGCATACAGAGTTGCTGATGCTGAACACAAATCATATCTGGCAGATGAGGCAGTCAAGGAGACTGAAAGACTCTCATGCCTAGCTGAACAAAATGATGCAATGTTGTTGCTAGCACAAAAACTTTATGAACAAT GTTTGCGTGGTGAAACGATCAACTGGACTTAA